A window from Neobacillus sp. PS3-40 encodes these proteins:
- a CDS encoding SGNH/GDSL hydrolase family protein, with translation MNKKFIRLTTFVSILLCLLWLIGLGWAVEEFYAGKPENPKSKAVTEKVVDKKELTVVALGDSLTRGTGDETGKGYVGDVIDEIKKRTKQPVTLLNLGINGARSDQLRTQVQQREVKRQIQRADILLVTIGGNDLFRGGQGLMDYQTKNIAVTEKKYLENIKFIFQQIRQTNTKANVFFIGLYNPFINLNEGKDISKVIRRWNYDSAEISASFPKVVFVPTFDLFELKVNDYLYSDKFHPNTKGYRLIAERVAALLTW, from the coding sequence ATGAATAAAAAATTTATTCGTTTAACAACCTTTGTTTCCATCTTATTATGCTTGCTCTGGCTTATTGGGCTTGGCTGGGCAGTGGAAGAATTTTATGCAGGTAAACCTGAAAATCCTAAATCAAAAGCTGTAACTGAAAAGGTCGTAGATAAAAAAGAATTAACAGTTGTGGCTTTAGGTGATTCCTTAACAAGAGGAACAGGTGATGAAACTGGAAAAGGGTATGTCGGGGATGTTATCGATGAAATAAAGAAAAGAACGAAACAGCCAGTCACATTATTAAATCTCGGAATTAATGGGGCTAGGTCAGATCAGTTACGGACGCAGGTGCAACAAAGAGAAGTAAAAAGGCAAATTCAGCGAGCAGATATTCTATTAGTTACAATTGGCGGGAACGATTTGTTCAGAGGTGGACAAGGGTTAATGGATTATCAAACAAAGAACATTGCTGTAACCGAGAAAAAATATTTAGAAAATATAAAATTTATTTTTCAACAAATAAGACAAACCAATACAAAAGCAAATGTTTTTTTCATTGGGTTATATAATCCTTTTATAAATTTAAATGAGGGAAAAGATATTTCAAAAGTAATTCGACGTTGGAATTATGATAGTGCAGAAATCAGTGCTTCTTTTCCAAAGGTTGTGTTTGTACCAACGTTCGATTTATTTGAACTAAAAGTAAATGACTATTTATACTCAGATAAGTTCCATCCAAATACAAAGGGATACCGGTTAATTGCTGAACGGGTGGCAGCATTACTGACCTGGTAA